A portion of the Nitratidesulfovibrio termitidis HI1 genome contains these proteins:
- a CDS encoding Ldh family oxidoreductase — translation MTVVLRPDDLAALCRTVLERVGVLPAAASSVAGALVAAECMGIPSHGVARLPQYADQVATGKVRGDAVPRVETPLPATVRVDAGCGFAYPALEAGLDVAVPLAQRMGCAALGVTGSHHCGVAGLHVERAARQGLVALLFANTPAAMAPWGGNRASLGTNPLAFACPAPVGEAAGAEGVEHDPLVMDLSLSTVARGKIVAAAREGKPIPEGWAVDGNGSPTTDARAALGGMLLPFGGAKGAALALMVELLAASLTGSNHAYEATSFLDAEGGPPRTGQCMLLLAPQAFGADFAGRAAALLGHVLDQPSTRLPGARRFELQRRALREGVALPWSLHQDLLRRAGSA, via the coding sequence ATGACCGTGGTCCTCAGGCCCGACGATCTTGCGGCGCTGTGCCGCACCGTGCTGGAACGGGTGGGCGTGTTGCCCGCCGCCGCGTCCTCCGTGGCCGGGGCGCTGGTGGCCGCCGAGTGCATGGGCATCCCCTCGCACGGGGTGGCACGCCTGCCGCAATACGCCGACCAGGTGGCGACAGGCAAGGTGCGCGGCGATGCCGTGCCCCGGGTGGAAACACCGTTGCCCGCCACCGTGCGCGTGGATGCGGGATGCGGCTTTGCCTACCCGGCGCTGGAGGCCGGGCTGGACGTGGCCGTGCCGCTGGCGCAGCGCATGGGCTGCGCGGCGCTGGGGGTGACCGGTTCGCACCATTGCGGGGTGGCCGGGCTGCACGTGGAGCGGGCCGCCCGGCAGGGGCTGGTGGCGCTGCTGTTCGCCAACACCCCGGCGGCCATGGCCCCGTGGGGCGGCAACCGCGCCTCGCTGGGCACCAACCCCCTGGCCTTTGCCTGCCCGGCGCCTGTCGGAGAGGCTGCCGGTGCTGAAGGGGTGGAGCACGACCCGCTGGTCATGGACCTTTCGCTGAGCACGGTGGCGCGCGGCAAGATCGTTGCCGCCGCGCGCGAGGGCAAGCCCATTCCCGAAGGCTGGGCCGTGGACGGGAACGGCAGCCCCACCACCGACGCGCGGGCCGCGCTTGGCGGCATGCTGCTGCCCTTTGGCGGGGCCAAGGGCGCTGCGCTGGCCCTGATGGTGGAATTGCTGGCTGCTTCGCTCACCGGCAGCAATCACGCGTACGAGGCCACGTCGTTTCTGGATGCGGAGGGCGGCCCGCCCCGCACCGGGCAGTGCATGCTGCTACTGGCGCCGCAGGCCTTCGGTGCAGATTTTGCCGGGCGCGCCGCTGCCCTTCTGGGCCACGTGCTGGACCAGCCGTCCACCCGCCTGCCCGGCGCGCGGCGGTTCGAACTGCAACGCCGGGCGCTTCGCGAAGGAGTGGCCCTGCCGTGGTCGCTGCATCAGGATCTTTTGCGGCGCGCCGGGAGTGCGTGA